The following are encoded in a window of Saccharicrinis carchari genomic DNA:
- a CDS encoding RagB/SusD family nutrient uptake outer membrane protein, with protein sequence MKKILFLIFSISLFFTSCEVDVTNPNDLEVRVFWKSEADAQSGVNAIYNMFYKPGTYSRWIWFRLDLTSDEGFSSSPWIELADWTRFIYNNYNFWEGNAWTYRDCYEAIFRANQALFHIPDIEFADQAAKDRLLGQAYFLRALYYYNLAILWGSENNSLPIVLEPSKPGDTPVGHPVSDIWAQAESDLQEAINKLPATWDANNKGRATKGAAYALRAKCRMQQLNWQGAQQDLEWMVKGEGAQYYDLVPNFKDNFTHFNENNMESVFELQYSDVHKAPAGDSDFSIDPNLGLNRGQFFAPPGIGWTDGEVRPWLVDEFKKEMDTNGAYDIRLRESVFYADMANDFPGNDKIYRFGMEVWNQDNYRNRIFFRKYGTDYYRNFDDYHSPVNVRLIRYADVLLMYAECLANMPSGDLTEAVAIVNRVRDRVDMPALSVNHAAATQSKEAFLKRLQMERSLELCLEGHRWADIKRWGLVDNQAGLDELKQRDPDFNNFKIGKHSRLPIPSSEVNNNEGLDQNPDF encoded by the coding sequence ATGAAAAAAATATTGTTTCTTATATTTTCCATCAGCTTATTTTTCACGTCGTGCGAAGTTGATGTCACCAATCCAAATGATTTGGAAGTAAGGGTGTTTTGGAAAAGTGAGGCAGACGCCCAAAGTGGCGTAAATGCCATATATAATATGTTTTATAAACCCGGTACTTATAGCCGGTGGATATGGTTCCGTTTGGATCTGACATCTGACGAGGGCTTCAGCTCGAGCCCCTGGATCGAACTTGCCGACTGGACCCGCTTTATCTATAACAACTATAACTTTTGGGAAGGCAATGCCTGGACCTATCGCGATTGCTACGAAGCTATATTCAGAGCCAACCAGGCTTTGTTCCATATTCCCGATATCGAGTTTGCCGATCAGGCGGCCAAGGATCGTTTGCTGGGACAGGCCTACTTTTTGCGGGCCTTGTACTATTACAATTTAGCCATACTTTGGGGAAGCGAAAATAACAGTTTGCCCATTGTTTTGGAGCCTTCTAAACCTGGCGACACGCCGGTAGGCCATCCCGTTTCGGACATTTGGGCCCAGGCCGAAAGCGATCTACAGGAGGCCATTAATAAGTTGCCTGCCACTTGGGATGCTAACAATAAAGGCCGTGCAACCAAAGGTGCCGCCTATGCGCTACGTGCCAAATGCCGCATGCAACAGCTTAACTGGCAAGGCGCACAACAGGATTTGGAATGGATGGTAAAAGGAGAAGGAGCCCAATATTACGATCTCGTGCCCAACTTCAAAGACAATTTCACCCATTTTAACGAGAACAACATGGAGTCTGTTTTTGAACTTCAATATTCTGATGTACACAAAGCACCGGCCGGCGACAGTGATTTCTCCATCGACCCCAATCTGGGACTTAACCGTGGACAGTTTTTTGCCCCTCCCGGAATTGGTTGGACGGACGGTGAGGTACGTCCCTGGCTTGTAGATGAATTTAAAAAGGAAATGGACACGAACGGGGCCTATGATATCCGTTTGAGAGAAAGCGTTTTTTATGCCGACATGGCCAATGATTTTCCGGGAAACGATAAGATATACCGGTTTGGAATGGAAGTTTGGAACCAGGACAACTACCGTAACAGGATATTCTTCAGAAAATACGGAACAGATTATTACAGGAACTTCGATGATTACCATAGCCCCGTAAATGTGCGCTTAATAAGGTATGCTGATGTGTTATTGATGTATGCCGAGTGTTTGGCCAATATGCCCTCAGGGGATCTGACTGAAGCTGTGGCTATTGTAAATCGGGTAAGAGACAGGGTTGACATGCCCGCTTTATCGGTTAACCATGCCGCTGCCACCCAGAGCAAGGAGGCGTTTTTGAAACGCTTACAAATGGAGAGGTCACTGGAGCTTTGCCTCGAAGGTCATCGATGGGCCGACATTAAACGCTGGGGTTTGGTGGATAACCAGGCAGGTTTGGATGAACTGAAACAGCGCGATCCGGATTTTAACAATTTCAAAATCGGAAAACACAGCCGTCTGCCAATTCCGTCGAGTGAGGTAAATAATAACGAAGGATTGGACCAAAATCCCGATTTTTAA
- a CDS encoding glycoside hydrolase family 43 protein yields the protein MICQKNKYLFIITFVLGLVLSSGNATAQQPDPPGQAITSGEAVNQAYLFAHMTHQDYGRLYYSVSLDGLHWHALNKRKRVFEEYKGHPDICKGHDGRYYIAGNQSDASPDINIWVSKDLISWQKHSTFTPDLKSTPDYSYCLQRIGAPKIFYDKDSGKYLLTWHTPHKEGGETYWASQRTLYVLSDDLKTFSEYPTRLFDWDIGTIDVIIRKVGNQYFAILKDETYPTLYWVTGKTIRTAKAPSLLGPYSLPSDPISPNFREAPMLIPSPDDEIWYLYYEQYPGVSYGLSIADNMNGPWYQASGYTFFSDWDKYSLPDSVRHGCMITISKNEYNDLVEHFGIEKKENDN from the coding sequence ATGATATGCCAGAAAAATAAATACCTATTTATAATCACGTTCGTTTTAGGCCTGGTCCTTTCGTCCGGCAACGCTACGGCGCAACAGCCCGATCCCCCCGGCCAGGCCATAACCTCCGGCGAAGCGGTTAACCAAGCATATTTGTTTGCGCACATGACCCATCAGGATTATGGGCGATTGTACTATTCGGTGAGCCTTGACGGTTTACATTGGCACGCGCTGAACAAGCGTAAAAGGGTTTTTGAAGAGTACAAAGGACACCCGGATATCTGTAAAGGGCACGATGGCCGATATTATATCGCAGGCAACCAAAGTGATGCATCGCCTGATATTAACATCTGGGTTTCAAAAGATTTGATTTCGTGGCAAAAACACAGCACTTTTACACCGGATCTTAAAAGCACGCCGGATTACTCGTACTGTTTGCAGCGCATTGGGGCGCCTAAAATATTCTACGACAAAGATTCAGGAAAGTACCTGTTAACCTGGCACACACCACATAAAGAAGGCGGAGAAACATACTGGGCTAGTCAGCGGACTTTATATGTTCTGTCCGATGATTTAAAAACCTTTTCGGAATACCCTACGCGTTTGTTCGACTGGGATATAGGCACCATAGATGTAATCATCCGCAAGGTAGGCAATCAATACTTCGCTATTTTAAAGGACGAGACCTATCCTACCCTATATTGGGTAACCGGCAAAACCATTCGCACAGCAAAGGCACCTTCGTTACTGGGGCCCTACTCGCTGCCTTCCGATCCCATAAGCCCTAATTTTAGGGAAGCGCCCATGCTGATACCTTCGCCCGACGATGAGATTTGGTATCTTTATTACGAACAGTATCCAGGCGTTTCCTATGGCCTGTCCATTGCCGACAACATGAACGGCCCCTGGTACCAGGCCTCGGGCTATACATTTTTTAGCGACTGGGATAAATACAGCCTGCCCGATTCCGTGCGCCATGGATGCATGATCACCATCTCAAAAAATGAATACAACGATTTGGTAGAACATTTTGGCATAGAAAAAAAAGAAAATGACAATTAA
- a CDS encoding glycoside hydrolase family 2 protein: MKKFFLLIFLAGLFLSVGAQSWKPAGDKIKTPWTEKINPDKPLAEYPRPQMVRDNWKNLNGLWDYAIVPKGSSIPQKFDGKILVPFAVESSLSGVQKRVGKDQELWYHQSFIVPPNWKNQRVLLHFGAVDWETDVWINDVKVGSHRGGYTPFSFDLTPFLTRGGNQKLEVRVWDPSDKGFQPRGKQVEDPKGIWYTPVTGIWQTVWLEPVAPAHLSQLKTVPNIDGGNVSVLASAQGTAAYDLVEIKVMDNGQMISTGKGVVGQEVLMSVPNAKLWSPGSPFLYDMEVSLVRDGKVLDKVKSYFGMRKISTARDGNGVMRMQLNNKNLFHYGTLDQGWWPDGLYTAPTDEALLFDIKKTKDYGFNMIRKHVKVEPARWYYHCDREGILVWQDMPNGDHSPQWQMRNYFNGKEAQRSAESEANFRQEWKDIMDLAYSNPSVVVWVPFNEAWGQFKTPEIVEWTKGYDPSRLVNPASGGNHYPVGDMIDMHNYPGPVMGLFDPQRVNVLGEYGGIGLVYPEHVWEQGRNWGYVQYKTAKEATDAYIEMAEQLKKMIPFGYAAAVYTQTTDVEVEVNGLMTYDREVMKLDEERLRKVNQEVIETLK, from the coding sequence ATGAAAAAGTTTTTTTTACTGATCTTTTTGGCGGGATTGTTCTTGTCGGTTGGTGCACAAAGCTGGAAGCCGGCAGGCGATAAGATCAAAACCCCATGGACCGAAAAAATAAACCCTGACAAACCATTGGCCGAATACCCTCGCCCACAGATGGTACGCGATAATTGGAAAAACCTGAACGGACTATGGGATTATGCCATCGTGCCAAAAGGCAGCAGCATACCCCAAAAATTTGATGGTAAAATATTGGTTCCGTTCGCGGTAGAATCGAGCCTCTCGGGCGTACAGAAACGCGTTGGGAAAGATCAGGAATTATGGTATCACCAAAGCTTTATCGTGCCGCCCAACTGGAAAAACCAAAGGGTGCTGTTGCACTTTGGGGCCGTGGACTGGGAAACGGACGTATGGATCAACGATGTCAAAGTGGGCAGCCATCGTGGCGGATATACGCCTTTCAGCTTCGACCTTACCCCTTTCCTCACAAGGGGCGGCAATCAAAAGCTCGAAGTCAGGGTATGGGACCCGTCGGACAAAGGTTTTCAGCCGCGAGGCAAGCAAGTGGAAGACCCAAAGGGCATTTGGTACACCCCGGTTACGGGAATATGGCAAACCGTATGGCTCGAGCCTGTTGCCCCTGCTCATCTATCACAACTTAAAACCGTTCCAAACATCGATGGGGGCAATGTTTCCGTATTGGCTTCGGCACAAGGTACAGCTGCTTACGATTTAGTGGAGATTAAAGTGATGGACAATGGACAAATGATAAGCACCGGCAAAGGCGTTGTAGGTCAGGAAGTCTTGATGAGCGTGCCCAACGCCAAGCTTTGGAGCCCGGGCTCCCCTTTCCTTTATGATATGGAAGTATCCTTGGTGCGAGATGGTAAGGTACTTGATAAAGTAAAGAGCTATTTTGGTATGCGCAAAATATCCACTGCGCGCGACGGGAACGGTGTGATGCGCATGCAACTCAACAACAAAAACTTGTTTCATTACGGAACCCTTGACCAAGGCTGGTGGCCCGACGGACTTTATACGGCACCTACCGACGAGGCTTTGCTGTTCGACATCAAAAAAACCAAGGATTACGGTTTTAATATGATACGCAAACACGTTAAAGTTGAGCCCGCCCGCTGGTACTATCATTGCGATCGCGAAGGTATCCTGGTGTGGCAGGACATGCCCAACGGCGACCATTCGCCGCAGTGGCAAATGCGCAACTACTTTAACGGCAAGGAGGCGCAACGCAGCGCAGAATCCGAAGCCAATTTCCGCCAAGAATGGAAAGACATCATGGATCTTGCCTATTCGAACCCCAGCGTGGTGGTGTGGGTTCCATTTAACGAGGCTTGGGGTCAGTTTAAAACACCCGAGATAGTGGAGTGGACCAAAGGCTACGATCCATCGCGCCTGGTGAACCCGGCAAGTGGCGGCAACCATTATCCCGTGGGCGACATGATTGATATGCACAATTATCCCGGGCCGGTGATGGGACTCTTCGACCCGCAACGGGTGAACGTGCTGGGCGAATATGGCGGCATAGGATTGGTATATCCCGAACACGTATGGGAGCAAGGGCGTAACTGGGGTTATGTGCAATACAAAACAGCCAAAGAAGCCACCGATGCCTACATAGAGATGGCCGAACAGCTAAAAAAGATGATTCCCTTTGGCTATGCTGCTGCCGTTTACACCCAAACCACCGACGTGGAGGTGGAAGTGAACGGCCTGATGACCTACGACAGAGAAGTGATGAAGCTGGACGAAGAACGGCTGCGGAAAGTAAATCAAGAGGTGATTGAAACACTAAAATAA
- a CDS encoding family 43 glycosylhydrolase, with amino-acid sequence MKLLFFSFFLIAAVFSACACSNNEETKPEPDEPKKDEYTNPVVDYSLPDPTVIKAQDGYFYLYATEDIRNTPIHRSTDLVDWEFMATAFTDNTRPTFEPNGGLWAPDINYFNGQYVLYYSMSVWGGEWTCGIGVATASKPQGPFTDHGKLFRSNEIDVKNSIDPFYMEEEGTKYLFWGSFRGIYAIALSDDGLTIKPGAEKQQVAGTAYEATYIYKKDGFYYLFASIGSCCNGINSTYTTVVGRSENLMGPYRDKSGQGMIDNHHELLIKGNSRFVGTGHNAEIVTDDNNDDWILYHAVDKSKPEGRVLMLDKLQWDNGWPSVATNSPALGSVPRPKF; translated from the coding sequence ATGAAACTATTATTTTTTTCCTTCTTTCTAATTGCGGCCGTATTCTCTGCATGTGCCTGTAGCAACAATGAAGAAACCAAACCGGAACCCGACGAACCTAAAAAGGATGAATACACCAACCCTGTTGTCGACTACAGCTTGCCCGATCCCACTGTCATCAAAGCACAGGATGGCTATTTTTATCTATATGCCACCGAAGATATCCGCAATACACCCATCCATAGGTCGACCGACTTGGTGGATTGGGAATTTATGGCCACTGCATTTACCGATAATACACGGCCTACTTTTGAACCCAATGGAGGTTTGTGGGCACCCGATATCAATTATTTTAACGGCCAATACGTATTATACTATTCCATGTCGGTATGGGGTGGCGAGTGGACTTGTGGCATTGGGGTGGCCACCGCTTCCAAGCCCCAGGGCCCCTTCACCGATCATGGCAAGCTATTTCGCAGCAACGAAATAGATGTCAAAAACTCCATCGACCCTTTTTATATGGAGGAGGAGGGAACCAAATACCTTTTCTGGGGTAGTTTTAGGGGTATATATGCCATTGCGCTTAGCGACGACGGACTAACAATAAAACCCGGTGCCGAAAAACAGCAGGTTGCCGGCACGGCCTATGAGGCCACCTACATTTATAAAAAGGACGGTTTTTATTATCTTTTTGCGTCCATAGGATCCTGCTGCAATGGGATCAACAGTACCTACACCACCGTAGTAGGCCGTTCGGAAAACCTCATGGGGCCTTATCGTGACAAATCGGGGCAGGGCATGATAGACAACCATCACGAGCTGCTTATCAAGGGAAATTCTCGCTTCGTGGGCACCGGGCACAATGCCGAAATTGTGACCGACGACAACAACGACGATTGGATATTGTACCATGCCGTGGACAAATCCAAGCCCGAGGGCCGCGTGCTGATGCTAGATAAACTGCAATGGGACAATGGCTGGCCAAGCGTTGCAACCAATTCACCTGCATTGGGCAGTGTGCCCAGACCTAAGTTTTAA
- a CDS encoding SusC/RagA family TonB-linked outer membrane protein, whose protein sequence is MKKILFLMFFLIPIGLLAQTVNVTGKVVDTSGKPIPGVNILIKGTQGGTISDIDGQFSLGANVGQTLVFSFIGMDTREILFEGQPALNVVMQETLSSLDEVVVIGYQTVKKADLTGAVSVFKPEELKSAVVTGNVGEVLGTVPGVYTRTEGKPGAEGWIEIRGTKSFGSSQPLYVIDGIAVEGGANRDFNFNDIESIQVLKDASAAAIYGSRAANGVIIITTKKGTEGPMRIDASAKTSFQWLPRYNLTNRENWIELNDMAFANKGIPSANHSDADTDWQDEIFKTGTIQDYNVSFSGGGSSSNYFISSNYQTNSGATIGTKSERITFRANTSATRDFGSAVTFKIGENIVVSNYDIDELNTNPIIDAWRLLPTIPVFNPDNPGGYGYGDGSRDVVFATNSIAKEDLTVTNNSNFRLRGNAFTELGFWGKLKYKFNLGFETSMDEHMYLRKEGNWTFNQPYDPSSLNKNKARFTSLVYDNTIEFNNNFGQHGINAVVGTSFMDIQYEQLWGTKNDLLRLSDGTYFEQLNAAQKDPKTGGYSDLQKLFSVFGRVNYNFDDKYLISATVRRDASSKFGPSYRDGVFPSIAGAWRISNEDFFDVSWVDGLKLRANYGVLGSSNIGVWDWIPFINSFPQVIFGDNQHIENGQTQVKLVNTDLKWEEMHEFNIGADVTLLQNRLDVSAEYYKSETRDVLTGMQILMSTGNNGGNPNVNAASLQNTGVELSMTWREKKGELSYSVNANVSTVKNKILKLGYGREYFTQWNTRSYVGKPIGEWYLIKTDGLFRSMDEVMAHVTEDDALIQPNAKPGDIRFVDFNEDGQITDSDRQYIGSPWPTVQLGLNSSLEWRGIDLQLQMTGAFGHKVFNGPRSGFDRFDDNSNYRADYDAWSPDNKNAKDPRPIYQDGRNTRGDQDRWIEDGSYVRVKQLAIGYSLPKTIFGENVDQFRIFVNAQNLITFTGYTGLDPEFRNSNIWERGYDYGAFPNPKTVTVGAQITF, encoded by the coding sequence ATGAAGAAAATCTTGTTTTTAATGTTTTTCCTGATTCCGATAGGACTATTGGCGCAAACGGTAAACGTAACAGGAAAAGTCGTAGATACATCGGGAAAACCCATACCCGGCGTCAACATTTTAATCAAAGGAACACAAGGTGGGACAATATCCGACATTGACGGTCAGTTTTCGTTGGGGGCAAACGTAGGACAAACACTCGTTTTTTCCTTTATCGGTATGGATACCCGTGAGATTCTTTTTGAAGGACAGCCTGCACTCAATGTAGTAATGCAAGAAACCCTGTCATCATTGGATGAAGTAGTGGTCATTGGCTACCAGACGGTTAAAAAGGCAGACCTTACCGGGGCGGTTTCAGTATTTAAGCCCGAGGAGCTTAAAAGTGCCGTGGTTACCGGAAACGTAGGTGAGGTTTTGGGTACCGTTCCCGGCGTTTACACACGTACAGAAGGAAAGCCGGGTGCCGAAGGTTGGATAGAGATAAGGGGCACAAAATCGTTCGGCTCCAGCCAACCCCTGTATGTAATCGACGGAATAGCTGTTGAAGGTGGCGCCAACCGCGACTTTAACTTCAACGATATTGAATCCATCCAGGTTTTAAAGGATGCTTCGGCAGCCGCCATCTACGGTTCGAGGGCTGCCAATGGCGTTATTATTATTACAACCAAAAAAGGAACTGAAGGCCCAATGAGGATCGACGCCTCGGCAAAAACCAGTTTTCAATGGCTACCGCGCTACAATTTGACCAATCGCGAGAATTGGATCGAATTGAACGACATGGCCTTCGCCAATAAGGGCATCCCGTCGGCCAACCATTCCGATGCCGACACGGACTGGCAAGATGAGATATTTAAAACAGGTACCATACAGGATTATAACGTGTCCTTTTCAGGAGGTGGCAGTAGCAGTAATTATTTTATCTCTTCCAATTACCAAACCAATTCGGGTGCAACTATAGGCACAAAAAGTGAACGAATAACGTTTCGGGCAAATACTTCGGCCACCCGTGATTTTGGCAGTGCTGTAACTTTTAAGATAGGAGAAAATATTGTTGTCAGCAATTACGATATTGACGAACTGAATACCAATCCCATCATCGACGCATGGAGGCTGTTACCCACCATCCCCGTGTTTAACCCTGACAACCCGGGAGGATATGGATATGGTGACGGATCAAGAGATGTGGTTTTTGCCACCAACTCCATCGCGAAAGAAGACCTTACCGTTACCAACAACTCCAACTTTAGGTTAAGGGGCAATGCTTTTACCGAGCTGGGTTTTTGGGGTAAATTAAAGTATAAGTTCAACCTAGGTTTCGAAACCAGCATGGACGAGCATATGTACCTGCGAAAGGAAGGTAACTGGACATTCAATCAACCCTACGATCCTTCCTCGTTAAACAAAAATAAAGCACGTTTTACTTCTTTGGTTTACGATAACACCATAGAGTTTAACAATAACTTTGGCCAACATGGTATAAATGCGGTAGTTGGCACAAGCTTTATGGATATTCAGTACGAGCAGCTTTGGGGTACGAAAAACGACCTTTTACGCCTCAGCGACGGCACCTATTTTGAGCAATTGAACGCTGCACAAAAGGATCCTAAAACCGGTGGCTATAGCGATCTTCAGAAACTTTTCTCCGTATTTGGACGTGTCAATTATAATTTCGACGACAAGTATCTGATAAGTGCCACCGTTAGGCGCGATGCCTCCTCAAAGTTCGGTCCCAGCTATCGCGACGGGGTTTTCCCATCAATTGCCGGAGCCTGGCGCATCAGCAATGAGGATTTCTTTGATGTTTCGTGGGTTGATGGCTTAAAACTGCGCGCAAACTACGGTGTGCTGGGTAGTTCCAACATTGGGGTGTGGGATTGGATTCCCTTTATCAATTCATTTCCCCAGGTTATATTCGGGGACAATCAGCATATTGAAAACGGACAAACCCAGGTCAAATTGGTCAATACGGATTTAAAATGGGAAGAAATGCACGAGTTCAACATAGGTGCTGACGTCACTTTACTTCAAAACCGGTTGGATGTTTCGGCTGAATATTACAAATCGGAAACCCGCGATGTGCTGACCGGAATGCAGATACTCATGTCAACCGGTAACAACGGGGGAAATCCCAATGTAAATGCTGCATCCCTTCAGAACACAGGTGTCGAGCTCTCGATGACCTGGCGTGAGAAAAAAGGTGAATTGAGCTATAGTGTCAATGCCAACGTGTCGACCGTTAAAAATAAAATATTAAAACTGGGCTACGGCCGAGAGTATTTTACGCAATGGAACACGCGCTCGTATGTAGGCAAGCCAATCGGGGAATGGTACCTTATCAAAACCGACGGACTGTTCCGTTCCATGGACGAAGTAATGGCTCATGTCACCGAAGATGATGCCCTGATACAGCCCAATGCCAAACCCGGGGATATACGTTTTGTTGACTTTAACGAAGACGGACAAATTACCGACTCTGACCGGCAGTATATAGGAAGCCCTTGGCCTACGGTTCAATTAGGGCTTAATTCGTCGTTAGAATGGAGAGGTATAGATTTGCAACTGCAAATGACAGGCGCTTTTGGTCACAAAGTGTTCAATGGCCCCCGCAGTGGTTTTGATAGGTTCGACGACAATTCAAATTACCGCGCCGATTACGATGCTTGGTCGCCAGACAATAAAAACGCCAAGGATCCCCGCCCAATTTATCAGGATGGACGAAATACAAGAGGCGATCAGGACAGGTGGATTGAAGATGGATCCTATGTGCGGGTAAAGCAACTTGCCATTGGATATTCCCTTCCAAAAACAATTTTTGGTGAAAACGTGGATCAGTTCAGGATATTTGTAAATGCCCAAAATCTGATCACTTTTACAGGTTACACCGGTTTGGATCCTGAATTCAGGAACTCGAATATATGGGAAAGAGGTTACGATTATGGAGCCTTTCCGAACCCAAAAACGGTTACGGTGGGTGCTCAAATCACTTTTTAA
- a CDS encoding glycoside hydrolase family 43 protein: MMKIGYSFILTSFCLIINISACNTSNEDQEEPIEAMAKVPLGDPFIMLYDDTYYAYGTLSEDGIAVMVSDDMLTWKTPKSLSDGLALHKRDVWGDRWFWAPEVYHVNGKFYMYFSADEHICVATADNPLGPFVQEVKKPMIADEKCIDNSLYIDDDSKPYLYFDRFNDGLNIWVAELTDDLLEILPETMKKCIHVSQEWETVWPRVNEGAFVIKHNGTYYMTYSANSYESQFYGVGFATSDRVDGTWTKYEKNPILQKPGNLVGVGHSAMFRDKDGNLQIVFHAHNSATKIHPRHMYISKVTFEVRDGKEVMVIDPAYLTPVISH; the protein is encoded by the coding sequence ATGATGAAGATAGGATACTCCTTTATTTTGACATCGTTTTGCTTGATAATCAATATTAGCGCCTGCAATACTTCCAATGAAGACCAAGAAGAGCCGATCGAGGCAATGGCCAAGGTTCCTCTTGGCGATCCCTTTATCATGCTTTACGATGATACATATTACGCCTATGGAACACTTTCAGAAGATGGAATAGCCGTTATGGTGTCCGACGACATGCTCACATGGAAAACTCCAAAATCACTGTCCGACGGTTTGGCCCTTCATAAACGCGACGTATGGGGCGACCGTTGGTTCTGGGCTCCCGAGGTATATCACGTCAACGGCAAATTCTATATGTATTTTTCGGCCGATGAGCACATTTGCGTGGCCACAGCCGACAACCCACTAGGGCCATTCGTACAAGAAGTTAAAAAGCCGATGATAGCCGATGAAAAATGCATCGACAATAGTCTTTATATCGACGACGACAGTAAGCCCTATCTTTACTTCGACCGCTTTAACGACGGTCTGAACATTTGGGTGGCCGAACTGACCGACGATTTATTGGAGATATTGCCCGAAACGATGAAAAAGTGTATCCATGTTTCGCAGGAATGGGAAACCGTGTGGCCACGTGTAAACGAAGGCGCATTTGTGATAAAGCACAACGGCACCTATTACATGACTTATTCGGCCAACAGCTACGAAAGTCAGTTTTATGGTGTAGGGTTCGCTACTTCTGACCGTGTTGACGGAACTTGGACAAAATATGAGAAAAACCCGATATTACAGAAACCCGGTAACCTAGTAGGTGTGGGGCACAGTGCCATGTTTAGGGATAAAGACGGCAACTTGCAAATTGTTTTCCATGCGCACAACAGTGCCACAAAAATTCATCCCCGCCACATGTACATCAGCAAGGTGACTTTTGAAGTACGCGATGGGAAAGAAGTTATGGTAATCGATCCAGCATATTTGACGCCGGTAATAAGCCATTGA